The sequence CCACCTTCATGTCCGCTGCGAAGATGCCCGTGCCGACGGTGAGGCCCCGGGTACGCAGCTGCTCGCAGACCTTCTCATAGAGGGCTTTGGCCGGCTCCGGCTCCAGCGCCTCCGTGAAGCTGGGGCGCCGGCCCCTCCGCGTATCTCCATATAAGGTGAACTGGCTCACGACGATGAGCTGCTTGTGCGTGTCCTCCAGGGACAGGTTCATCTTCCCGGCGGCGTCCTCGAAGATGCGCAGCGTGGCCAGCTTCTCCACCATCCACGGCACGTCCGCCTCCGTGTCCCCCTTGCCCACGCCCAGCAGCACCAGCAGCCCCGGACCGATCTGACTCACCTTTTTCCCATCCACGGTGACTGAGGCTTCGAGCACCCGCTGGACTACAGCCCTCATCTCCATCCTCCTGGATTTCCTGGGGAAATCGGGTGAGTTCTCAGCGCACAAGAGATTATTCTTCCATACTAAGCAACCAAAATTCCTGATCGCAGAGAATCCCCATGTACTTACAGCGGCGCACTTCTGCCCCGCTTCAGCTTTCGGGAGTCCGCCATGGCGATCTCTGTCGACAACCGCAGCCGCACCTACAGCCGCTCCTACGAGCAGAACCGGACCACGGGCGAGACCACGCGGACCACGCGCAGCACCAGCGAGCGCGGCCAGCCGGTGAAGCCTGAGGTGAAGAACAACGGCGTGAAGCCGAAGGCTGAGGTCGAGCTGTTCAAGGACAAGTTCGAGGCCGAGGCCAACGCGGTCTCCGCCGAGGGCAAGTTCGGCAAGCCGGGCAGCGCGCTCTCCGGTGAGGGCAACGTGAAGGTGGGCTCGGCTGGCGTGTCGGGCGAGGGCTCGGTGACTGCGGATCTGGCCAAGGGCCAGGTGAAGGCCGAGGGTAAGGCCGAGGCGCACGCCAACCTCGTGAGCGCCGAGGGCAAGGTGAAGTCCGAGTACGGCATCGGCAGCACCGAGGCGTCGGCCAAGGGCAACGTGGGCGCCGAGGCCAGCGTCAAGGGCGAGGTGGTGGTGGATCCGCTGCACGGCGACGTGGCGGCCTCCGCGGGCGGCGAGGCCTTCGTCGGGGCGCGTGCCTCGGCCGAGGTGGCGCAGACGGTCGGCCCGGCCACCGCGAAGGTGGGCGGTGAGGTGACCGCGGGCCTGGGCGCCGAGTTCGAGGCGGACGTGGGCCTGAAGGATGGCAAGCTCTCGGCCAACTTCGACATCGGCGCGACGCTGGGCATCGGCGCCAGCGTGGAGTTCGGCGTCGAGGTGGACGTGGGCAAGGTGGCCAGCGGCGTGAAGGACGCGGCCGGCGCGGTGGCGGACGTGGCCAGCAACGTGGCCGACAAGGCCGGCGACGTGGTCAGCGGCGCGGCCGACAAGGCCAAGGACCTGGCGGGCAAGGTCCTCGACATCGGCTGGTAGTTTCCACTCGGGCCCTGCCGCGCTCGCAAAGAGGGCGACAGGGCCAGGTGCCTGGGAGAGAATGCAGCGCATGAGCGCGCTGGAGAGACTCCTCGAGGCAGGGCAGACAGCCAAGGCGAAGGCGGAGGCGGAGCAGATCCTGGCGAAGAAGCCACAGGATCGCTCCGCCCTCGTCGTTTTGAGCAAGGTCCTCTTGCTGGAGGGCCAGCTCGAGCAGGCCGAGAAGCACCTGGCCGTGGCCGAGCAGCAGGGCGCCACGGCGGAGACGCTGCTGCTGCGCGCCAACCTTGCCTCGCAGCGGGGCCAGCTCGAGCCAGCGGTGGGGTACTTCCGCCAGGTGCTCTCCCGGGAGCCTCTGCGCGGCGAGGCCTGCTTTGGCCTGGGGCTCGCGCTCTTCAAGCAGGGCAAGACGGACGAGGCGCTCGCCGCGCTGGCCAAGGCGGTGCAGGTTCAGCCGAAGAACGCCATCTTCGTCTACCGGTACGGGCAGGTGCTGCACGAGGCCGGGAAGACGGACCTGGGCATCCAGACGATTGCGCAGGCCATCACCCTGCAGCCGAAGTTCCTCCCGCCCTACCTGTCGCTGATCGAGGTGCTCGTGGAGGAGGGGCTGGCGCTCCAGGCGCGCAGGCTGGTGCAGGAGGGCCTGCGGGAGATTCCCAACCACCCGCGCCTGTTGGCAGCACTCACGGCGATCTCGCTCGGGATGGGGGATGTGAAGGGGAGCTACCAGGCCGCCTCGACGCTCGCCACGCAGCGGCCGAAGGATGCCCAGGCGCAGGCCAACCTCGCGCTGCTGATGGTGCTCCGAGGCCAGAACCGGGAGGCACTGCACGTGTGCCGCACCATGGAGAGCCTGGGGCTGGCCACGGCGGACCTGAAGATGATCGAGGCCACGGCGCACGAGGCGGCCGAGCCACCGGCCTACGAGAAGGCCATCGCGGCCTACGAGGAGGCGATGGCCTTGGATGCGAACGGCTGGAAGGCGCCCAACAACCTGGGCCAGCTGCTGATGCGCATGCCCGCCACGCCGCCGGAGAAGCTGATGTCCCGCGCCGTCACGGTGCTGGAGGAGGCGGTGCGGCGTCAGCCCGCGCAGCCCGCGCCACACCTGAACCTGGCGCTGGCGTACACGCGCCTGGGCGACAAGGCGAAGGCGCAGGCCCAGGCGAAGGCGGTGCTCGCCGCGAACCTGCCCGAGGGCGATGAGCTGCGCGAGCAGGCCGAGCGGCTCCTGAAGGCGCTGGGCTGAGCGCGGCGGGGCGGCTCAGAAGCCGTAGCGGCCCGGGGCGAAGATGCCAGCGGGGTCCACGGCCTCCTTGAGGCGCTTGAGCAGCGTGCGCGAGTCGTCCTGCACGGGGATCTCCTCGGGGAAGCCGGGGAGGCCGAGCCGCATGGGGTAGTAGCCGGCCTGGATGAGCTCTCGCTGGAGGGCCTGGTAGCAGGCCATGGCGCGCTCGTCCTCGCCGGGGACTTCGCGATCGAACGCGAGCGCCACCACCAGATACATGCAACGCGGGGAGAGGGCCAGCAGGGCCACGTTGGGCTCCAAGGCGAACATGCGCGGCACGCGGGTGGCGATGGCGGAGGCGGCCTGGGCCTCCTCGCCGGTAAAGGGCACGGCCACCGAGCACCAGATGAAGCCGCACTTGTCCCGGTCCGGGTGAGGCGGGTCGGGCACAGGGTTCTTCTTGCGCCAGTAGGTCATGGCGAGGTTGCCGTCCGAGGGGCGGCCCTGGAACGCGCTCTCGTAGTCGGGGCCACGGTCTTGCATTTCCAAGCGGTGGCCGAGTCCCTCCATGGCAGTGCCCACCCGGCGCTGGAGGAGGGCTCCTAGCTCTTCATCTTGGGCGGAGATGGCGCCGCTGATGATCCACCGGCCGAGCTCCTCGCGGAGCTGCTCCAGCATGAAGGAGGGCAGCGGCGTGCGTCCGCCCGTGTGCTCGAAGGGGAACTGGCGGGCGATGCTGAGCGCCTTCACGTCATTCCAGATGAAGAGGCTGTTGCGCAGGGTGCCATCGAGCGCGAGCGGCTGAAGGCGATCCAGCAGCTCCCACAAGTGGGCGTCCTCCTTCACGGCGTAGGCGAACTCGTGCAGATAGGGGGCCTTCTTCACCAGCCAGAAGGTCATCCGCGTCACCACGCCGAGGGCGGACTGGCTGAAGAGGCCATCCAGCGAGGGGCCCAGACCCCAGCGGAAGACAGGGGCGGCGTGGGCGCTGGGGAAGCGGGCCATGCCGGTCTCGATGCGCTCGCCATTGGGGAGCACCACCTCCAGGCCGCAGACGTAGTTGAAGATGTCGGCGTGAGGGCCGCGGCCGTCGCCGCGTTCGAGGGCGTTGCCAATAAGGCTTCCTTCGGGCGAGCCGCCAATGGTGGTGATGAAGAGGGGACTGTTGCGCTCTTTGAGCCAGGTGTACGCCTGACGGAAGGTCACGCCGGGCTCGATGGTGAGGTAGGCGAGCTTCTCGTCGTACGCGAGGATGCGGTTCATCCGCGCCAGCTCGATCAACACGCACCCGTCGCGCGGGGGAACGCGGGAGCCATAGCCCCAATTGCGGCCGCCGCTGACGGGGTAGACGGGGACGCGGCGGGCCTGGGCGATGCGCAGACAGGCCTGCACCTCGGCGGTGGTCGAGGGGCGGAGGATGGCGGGGATGCGCTGGGTGGTGGCGAAGGTGGCGGTCTCGGCCGAGGCGAGCGCCTCGGGCTCGGTGATGACATGCTCTTCGCCCAGGGCGGAGCGCCACTCGGTGAGGGCGGTCTCCAGCGCGCTCATGGCGTGCCTCTCTTGAGAGGGAAGCAGCTCGAGAGGCGATAGTCAGGGTCGCAGGCGATGGGCAGGCTCACATGCGCCAGCTTGCCAGTGGGGGACCGTCCCCGGCTACACCCCAGACAGCAGGGTTCACCGGGGGCGGGTGACGAGCTCCTCGCGGCCGATGGGGCTGAGGCCTTGGGCCAAGAGCTTCCGGGCGGCGAGGACGGAGACGCAGTCGTCGGTGCTGTGGATGTCGCCGTAGAAGGTGAGGAGGGTGGGGGGCTCGACGACGCGGACTTCGCCGACCTGGACCGAGGGGACACGCCGCACGAAGACATCGAGGAGAACCTTCACGCCATCCACGTGGCGGGCGTAGCGATAGAAGTTCTCCGAAGTGGCATCGAAGCGGGTCCAGGTGCGGGTGTAGCCGCGCTGGGTGAGGGCGTGAATGAGCTCGGGGAGACGCTCGGGCTCGACGAAGAGGTCCACGTCCTTGTGGTCGTGGAAGATCTTCAGCTCCTCGTGGGGAGGGGCCATGAAGTGCCAGGCCCAACCGCCGGAGAGGGTGACGAGCGGTGCGATGGATCGCACCTCCCGTTCGAGCACGCTGAGGCGCTCGAGGTTCCAGGGCTCATCGGCCCGTTTCGGATTGCGAGGATCTCCCATGGCCCGGCTCCTTGTAGAGGCGGGCGCACTGGACGGAAGGGGCCGGGGAGGTCTGACGGTTGGTGTGGCCACCGCGCCCAGGAGTTCTCAACCTTTGTGCAGAGCAGCGAACTCAGCGACAAAGTCCAGGTACCGGAGAATGGCCTGCTGGTGGTCGCCGTTACAGTCTCGTAAATACTTGGCGGGCCAGCCCTCCTCAGGAAGTTCCCGTTTGACGTCTCTCAGCCAATTGCCAAAGTTCGCGTACAGTTCGTTCTTGAGATGGTTGTCATCCGCGCAGGCGTTATACCCATCGATGAACGTATTGAAGCGCTCTGCGTTGGTGTTTTCGAGATGTTCATGGAGCCGCCCGTGCAACAGGCTTTCGCGGATGCACAGCAGGTAGGAGAGGGTATCTCGGGCGGCTGGCGGCCCTTCTTCAGTCTCAGGCGGCTGGGCAGGAGTCGCGTCGCTGGGCAAAGCCCGCTTCGAGCGTGGGGAAGTGGAGAATTCATGGACCCAGTCAAGGTACGTCCCAATCGCTCGTTCGTGCTCTCCCCCCGCCATGGACAGATGTCGCTCGGTGGCTTTTTCTATCGGCTCTTCGCGTCTCGTGCTCCAAAGCCACTCGCAGAATCGAGCATACGCTTCATCGGAGAGCTGATGTTCACGCAGGCAGGCGCGATACCCCTCGATAAAGCCTGCAAGCCGCTCCACAAGCGGATCTCCGATATGAATGAAAAGTCTACCCTTCTTCATGTCCCGGTGAAGCAGGAGCAAGGCCTCCAGTGTTCCTACGGCCTCAAGATGCCCAAGGGTGGGCTCGAATTCGTGTTCATGGCTCATGGTGTCGAAACGACCTCCCATGAGATCTGGATGCGTGCCTGCAATCGCAAAAGATAATCGTCGAATTTCATGCCGAGGGGGCCTGTATAAGCATCATAAATCGACGCCCCGATTCTGACGGCTACGTGGTAACCCGCACGAGACACAGAAGCTTGGTTGCCTTCGGTCGTTTCGAAGACCATGTAGATGGGTCTTTCGGTGCGAAAAGCGACGTACTCCGGGCGCTGTCCCAGTTGTGTGAAAGCTTGATGGATGGTGCGTGCAACATCCTGGCACTTCCCCGGAATCTGACTCGCAGCGCTGTAGGCCACCTGAAGGTTTCTCAGCCACGCCGGTGCCTGTTGCCCGGTGTGAACCTCGTACAGGGCGATGGCACCGGCGATATCTCCCCGAGCCAGATAGGCCAGCAGTTTGGCGCGGGTGGACTCTGTGACCGTCATCGCCGTCGCTTGCGTAGGAGGGACGGGGCCTGCTCCTGCGGGTGTGATCAGGAGAAAGAGGAGCAGTACGAAGCTTCCCTGGCTACAGAAGTGACGCATGGGCGACCCTCCGTAAGAGATCGATAGGTGAGATGCTAGGCGCCTGGACGTTTCGGATCCAAGGCGTCTCGCACCGCGTCTCCGAGGAAGTTGAACCCCAGCACTGTGAGCGCCAGCGCGAGCCCTGGGAACACCGCCACGTGGGGAGCCACGAGGAGGTACTGCGTTCCCTGGTCCACCAGCGCGCCCCAGGAAGGTGTTCCCGGCGGTGCGCCCAGGCCCAGGAAGCTCAGTGAGGCTTCGGCCAGGATGGCTCCGGGAAAGGCGAAGGTCGCTTGGATGAGCAGCGGCCCCGCCGCGTTCGGCAGAAGGTGACGGAACAGGATGCGCGCGTTCCCGCTCCCCAGGGCCCGCGCCGCCTGCACATATTCGCGCTCGCGCAGCGTGAGCACCTGTCCCCGTGCCAGTCGCGCGTAGCCCGTCCATCCCGTGAAGGACAGCGCGAAGACCACGTTGGCCAGGCTGGGCCCCAGCACCGACGTGATGAAGATGGCCAACAGGATGCCCGGGAAGGCGAGCAGCACGTCCACCAGCCGCATCACCACCTCATCCACCCAGCCGCCCACGTACCCTGCCAGTCCTCCGAGCGTCACTCCGACGAGCGCTGACACCACCACCGCGAAGAACGCCACCACCAGCGACACCCGCGCTCCGTAGAGCACATGGGTGAGCACGTCGATCCCGTTCTCCCCCGCGCCTAGCAGGTGCGCGGTGCTTGGTGGTGCCAGCTCCGCGGAGAGTTCGATCGCTTCTGGCGAATAGGGACTGATCACCGGAGCCAGCAGCGCGGTGAGCACCAGCAGCACCGCCACGCCCAGCCCGAACCGGCCTCCCAGCGTGCGCAGCCGGAAGCCCCGGCGCGGCACAACGCCCGGTGTCACCGCCGTGAGGGGAGAGGCCTCGCTCATGAGCGCCTCCTGACGCGCGGGTCCACGAGCGTGTACGCCACGTCCGTCAGCGTGTTCACGAGCACGTAGCACAGCGTGAACACCATCACCGTGGCCCGCACGGTGTTGTAGTCGCGCTTCTCAATGGCCGTGAGCAGCAAGGTCCCCATCCCCGGCCACGCGAACACCTTCTCCGTCACGATCGCTCCGCCCAGCAGCGTGCCGAACTCCAGCCCCAGTACCGTGAGGATCGGCAACAGCGCGTTCCGGAACGCGTGCTTCCACAGCACCGCGTGCGGGCTCAGCCCCTTGGCCTTGGCCACCGTGACGAAGTCCTCGCGCAAGGTCTCCAGCATCGCAGCTCGCGTCATACGAGACAGGAAGGCCGCCAGCGCTGTGCCCAGCGTCACCGAGGGCAGCACCAGGTGGCTCCACGACTCAGCGCCGGATACCGGCAGCCAGTCGAGCCACAGCGCGAACACGATGATCAACATCGGCCCCAGCCAGAAGCGCGGCACCGCCACTCCCGCCACCGCCACTCCCATCGCCGCCGAGTCCACCGCCGTCCCCTTACGCGCCGCTGCCGCCACGCCCAGAGGAATCGCAATCCCCACCGCGATGAGCAGCGAGGCCACCGTGAGCTGTAGCGTCTTCGGCAGCGCCTCGCCAATCGCCGGCAGCACCTTCCTCTGGAACGGAGGCAGCGAGGTGCGCAGCTCGCCCGTGGCGAAGTCCCTCGAGAACGTCCACAGCTGCGCGTACCACGCTTGGTCCATGCCCACCGCGCGCCGCAGTGCCTCGCGATCCACCTCGGAGGCCTGTTCCCCCAACATCACGTCGATTGGATCCCCCGGCACCAGGTTCAGGAACAGTGAGATGAGCAGCAGCGCCCCCACCACCGCGATGCCCGCCGACACCAGGCGCCTCATGGCTTCACCATCCGCGCCCTCGCCAGCGAGCTGAGGAAGCCGTGCGCGCTGGGCTCGAAGCCCTCGAGCCGCCGAGATACCACCGCCACGCTGCTCTCGTGCCACAGCGGCGCATATGGCAGCAGCACATCCAGCCGCGCCTGGGCCTTTGCATAGAGCGCCTTGCGCTCCGAGGGCTCCACCCGGTTCGCCTCCTCCAGCAGCGCGTCCAGCTCCGCGTCCCTCAGCGCGCCCCGGTTCAGCCCTCCCCAGTGGTTCTCCTCCGTGGGCACGTTCTTCGAGTGGTACACGTTGCGCAGCAGGTCCGGCTCAATCACCGACGCCCACTTCAGCGTCACCATCTCGAAGTTCCCGCGCCGGATGTCGTTGAAGAACGTGCCGAACTCCAGCGGCCGCACCTCCACAGCCACGCCCCCGCGCGCCAATTGCTCCTGGAGCACCAGCGCCACCGACTTCCGGAACCGGTCCGTGCTCACCTTCAGGCTCAGCCGCAGCCTCGGCTGGCCTCCGGGCCCGTCCGGATCCACATAGCCCGCCTCATCCAGCAGTCGCGCCGCCTCGGCCGGGTCGTACCGGCAGCCCTCGCTCGGGCTGTAGGCCCAGTGCGTGCTCGGGAGCATCCCCGTGGCCGGCTTCGCCAAGCCGTGGAACTTGTGCTCCACCACCGGCTTCACATCGAGCAGGTGGCACACCGCCCGCCGCACCCGCTCGTCCGCCAAGGGCCCCGAGCGCAGGTTGAAGCCCAGGTACGCATAGCCTGTCCCCGGCCGCACCAGCACCCGCAAGCCTGGCTCCTTGCTCAGCAAGGGGAGCACCGCCGGAGACACCGCGTTCGTCACCAGATCCGCCCGGCCCTTGAGCAGCTCCAGCACCCGCGTCGTCTCGTCTCGCACCACCCGGAAGTACAGCCTCGGAATGGCCGGGCGACCTCCGTAATAGCCCTCGAAGGCCACCAGCGAGAGGTGCTCCTCGTCCGGTTGGGACTCAAACTGAAAGGCTCCCGCGCCCACCGGATGCTCCGCTTGCAGCGCCACCCCGTCCGGCCCCGCACGCTCCGCTGGGACGATGCTCAGCGACAGCTCCGCCAGCAGCGCCGCGTACGGCCGGCGCAGGTGGAACCGCAGGGTGCGATCATCAACCACCTCCACGGACTCCACCGCCTCGTACCGCTCCGCCTTCGGACTTTGCAGCGCGCGAGAGCGCACCCCGTCATAGGTGGCCTTCACGTCCTCGGCCGTGAGCGCCGTGCCGTCATGGAAGGTGAGCCCCGGGCGAAGGGTGAACTCCATGACGGTGGGGGACAGCGCCTGGAAGGACTCGGCCAGCGCGGGCACCGGCCTGCTGCTGTCATCGAACGTGAGCAGCCCGGGCGCAATCAGCTGTCCTATCCGCTGGCCCGTGGCTGTCAGCGCGAAGCGGTCATCCACACTGTCCGGAGGCGCCTCCACCAGCACGGTGATTCCGTCGGGCGCAGGCTCCGGACGACACCCGGCTGTCAGTGCCAGCAACAACCCCAGGACCGTGTGGCGAAGCAAGGGCATCCGTTTCCTGGTCGAGTCATCCCGAAGTGGTACGGTCGATGCCGGTACGCACCCCTCGGCACCTTCTAATGTTCCGGACGTGGTCCGGGAGCATTCGTGATGGCGCTGGAACAGAAGGTCGGTCCACGGGGTTGCAGGTGCGCATCGACGACTGCCTGATGAAGAAAAGTCTACATCCTCGGCATTGCAACTTCGCCTGGCGGATGAGCAAGCGCCCAGCCAGGGCTGCGCCTACTCTTCCTCCCTTGAACTTCCGAGATCGGCTTCTCATGATGGCGCGCGACTTCCCCGGAGCCCGTGTGCAGGTTCATCGAGCCAGAGCCCTCTTGGCCGCGACGGCCGCGATCATTCTTTCGCTTCCCGCAGCTCACGCAGCCCCGGCCGACAAGAAGGCCGAGCGCGAGGCGCTCAAGACAGCCTTGCTCGACGTCCTCCAACGCACGCCGCTCAAGGCCAGCCGCGTGGGCATCTCCATCCAGAGCCTGGATGACAGCTCCGTGGTGTTCAGCCAGAACCCGGACGACTTGCTCAACCCGGCTTCGAACGTGAAGTTGGTGACGTCGGCCGCAGCGCTGGCGACGCTGGGGCCCGAGTTCCGCTACGAGACCGAGTTCCTCGTGGACACGGAGCTGCCGCTGGACGGCAAGGTCAAGACGCTCTACGTGCGCGGCAAGGGCGACCCGTCCATGACGACCGAGCGCCTGTACGGCGTGGTCTCCGAGCTGATGCACGCGGGCTTGCGCGAGGTGCAGGACATCATCGTCGACGACTCGTGGTTCGAC comes from Hyalangium minutum and encodes:
- the dtd gene encoding D-aminoacyl-tRNA deacylase; this translates as MRAVVQRVLEASVTVDGKKVSQIGPGLLVLLGVGKGDTEADVPWMVEKLATLRIFEDAAGKMNLSLEDTHKQLIVVSQFTLYGDTRRGRRPSFTEALEPEPAKALYEKVCEQLRTRGLTVGTGIFAADMKVALINDGPVTLLLETQRT
- a CDS encoding tetratricopeptide repeat protein, which codes for MSALERLLEAGQTAKAKAEAEQILAKKPQDRSALVVLSKVLLLEGQLEQAEKHLAVAEQQGATAETLLLRANLASQRGQLEPAVGYFRQVLSREPLRGEACFGLGLALFKQGKTDEALAALAKAVQVQPKNAIFVYRYGQVLHEAGKTDLGIQTIAQAITLQPKFLPPYLSLIEVLVEEGLALQARRLVQEGLREIPNHPRLLAALTAISLGMGDVKGSYQAASTLATQRPKDAQAQANLALLMVLRGQNREALHVCRTMESLGLATADLKMIEATAHEAAEPPAYEKAIAAYEEAMALDANGWKAPNNLGQLLMRMPATPPEKLMSRAVTVLEEAVRRQPAQPAPHLNLALAYTRLGDKAKAQAQAKAVLAANLPEGDELREQAERLLKALG
- a CDS encoding FAD-binding oxidoreductase — encoded protein: MSALETALTEWRSALGEEHVITEPEALASAETATFATTQRIPAILRPSTTAEVQACLRIAQARRVPVYPVSGGRNWGYGSRVPPRDGCVLIELARMNRILAYDEKLAYLTIEPGVTFRQAYTWLKERNSPLFITTIGGSPEGSLIGNALERGDGRGPHADIFNYVCGLEVVLPNGERIETGMARFPSAHAAPVFRWGLGPSLDGLFSQSALGVVTRMTFWLVKKAPYLHEFAYAVKEDAHLWELLDRLQPLALDGTLRNSLFIWNDVKALSIARQFPFEHTGGRTPLPSFMLEQLREELGRWIISGAISAQDEELGALLQRRVGTAMEGLGHRLEMQDRGPDYESAFQGRPSDGNLAMTYWRKKNPVPDPPHPDRDKCGFIWCSVAVPFTGEEAQAASAIATRVPRMFALEPNVALLALSPRCMYLVVALAFDREVPGEDERAMACYQALQRELIQAGYYPMRLGLPGFPEEIPVQDDSRTLLKRLKEAVDPAGIFAPGRYGF
- a CDS encoding ABC transporter permease, with product MSEASPLTAVTPGVVPRRGFRLRTLGGRFGLGVAVLLVLTALLAPVISPYSPEAIELSAELAPPSTAHLLGAGENGIDVLTHVLYGARVSLVVAFFAVVVSALVGVTLGGLAGYVGGWVDEVVMRLVDVLLAFPGILLAIFITSVLGPSLANVVFALSFTGWTGYARLARGQVLTLREREYVQAARALGSGNARILFRHLLPNAAGPLLIQATFAFPGAILAEASLSFLGLGAPPGTPSWGALVDQGTQYLLVAPHVAVFPGLALALTVLGFNFLGDAVRDALDPKRPGA
- a CDS encoding ABC transporter permease — translated: MRRLVSAGIAVVGALLLISLFLNLVPGDPIDVMLGEQASEVDREALRRAVGMDQAWYAQLWTFSRDFATGELRTSLPPFQRKVLPAIGEALPKTLQLTVASLLIAVGIAIPLGVAAAARKGTAVDSAAMGVAVAGVAVPRFWLGPMLIIVFALWLDWLPVSGAESWSHLVLPSVTLGTALAAFLSRMTRAAMLETLREDFVTVAKAKGLSPHAVLWKHAFRNALLPILTVLGLEFGTLLGGAIVTEKVFAWPGMGTLLLTAIEKRDYNTVRATVMVFTLCYVLVNTLTDVAYTLVDPRVRRRS
- a CDS encoding ABC transporter substrate-binding protein; the encoded protein is MPLLRHTVLGLLLALTAGCRPEPAPDGITVLVEAPPDSVDDRFALTATGQRIGQLIAPGLLTFDDSSRPVPALAESFQALSPTVMEFTLRPGLTFHDGTALTAEDVKATYDGVRSRALQSPKAERYEAVESVEVVDDRTLRFHLRRPYAALLAELSLSIVPAERAGPDGVALQAEHPVGAGAFQFESQPDEEHLSLVAFEGYYGGRPAIPRLYFRVVRDETTRVLELLKGRADLVTNAVSPAVLPLLSKEPGLRVLVRPGTGYAYLGFNLRSGPLADERVRRAVCHLLDVKPVVEHKFHGLAKPATGMLPSTHWAYSPSEGCRYDPAEAARLLDEAGYVDPDGPGGQPRLRLSLKVSTDRFRKSVALVLQEQLARGGVAVEVRPLEFGTFFNDIRRGNFEMVTLKWASVIEPDLLRNVYHSKNVPTEENHWGGLNRGALRDAELDALLEEANRVEPSERKALYAKAQARLDVLLPYAPLWHESSVAVVSRRLEGFEPSAHGFLSSLARARMVKP